The following coding sequences are from one Brooklawnia cerclae window:
- a CDS encoding Gfo/Idh/MocA family protein, with amino-acid sequence MKVAIDGFSHPHVGYFLAELDHRPEQLRLVGAHPHPGDAFVPRDRLGAVPDFGDVRAMLDATRPDVLVVCGEYAGRADAVVAALDRGVDVLADKPLVVSGEGLDQVSRAAEASSALLSVAFEKRWYASTRQARALVASGAIGQVRQIQATGPHLLDEGARPPWYFDGRYGDILTDLPLHDIDLALLFSQATQGTISGWRLRRDDGFATACLVTIDLDGQASASLDANWLWPGGSQGTGRYQMRITGTEGVIYLDFARPEVELVTGSRDAVTERPPAMRPAQEYFDARCSGREPEVGTHASLAASRLAVLAARSASRGTVPQPWHLGSPIGSLKGVD; translated from the coding sequence ATGAAGGTCGCGATCGACGGATTCTCCCACCCCCATGTGGGCTACTTCCTCGCCGAACTCGACCATCGCCCCGAACAGCTGCGGCTGGTGGGGGCTCACCCGCATCCCGGCGATGCCTTCGTGCCGCGTGACCGGCTCGGCGCCGTGCCCGACTTCGGGGACGTACGTGCGATGCTCGACGCGACGCGGCCGGATGTGCTCGTCGTGTGCGGTGAGTACGCCGGTCGCGCCGATGCCGTCGTCGCTGCGCTGGATCGGGGAGTCGACGTGCTCGCCGACAAGCCGCTGGTCGTGTCCGGTGAGGGCCTGGATCAGGTGTCGCGCGCCGCCGAGGCTTCGAGCGCCCTCCTGTCCGTGGCGTTCGAGAAGCGGTGGTACGCGTCGACCCGGCAGGCGCGGGCCCTGGTGGCGTCCGGGGCGATCGGGCAGGTGCGGCAGATCCAGGCGACCGGCCCCCACCTGCTGGACGAGGGGGCGCGTCCCCCGTGGTATTTCGACGGCCGTTACGGCGACATCCTCACCGACCTGCCCCTGCACGACATCGACCTGGCCCTGCTCTTCTCGCAGGCCACCCAGGGGACCATCAGCGGATGGCGCCTCCGGCGCGACGACGGCTTCGCGACGGCCTGCCTGGTCACCATCGACCTGGACGGCCAGGCTTCGGCGTCCCTGGACGCGAACTGGCTGTGGCCAGGGGGTTCGCAGGGGACGGGCCGCTATCAGATGCGGATCACCGGCACCGAGGGAGTCATCTACCTGGACTTCGCCCGCCCCGAGGTCGAACTGGTCACCGGGAGCCGGGACGCGGTGACCGAGCGTCCGCCCGCGATGCGCCCCGCCCAGGAGTACTTCGACGCCAGATGCTCGGGCCGCGAGCCCGAGGTCGGCACCCATGCGAGCCTCGCCGCCAGCCGCCTGGCGGTGCTCGCCGCTCGCAGCGCTTCACGCGGGACCGTCCCGCAACCATGGCACCTTGGTTCGCCCATTGGTTCATTGAAAGGAGTGGACTGA
- a CDS encoding ATP-binding cassette domain-containing protein translates to MATTTALHDSGSDGPSSAGIDAALLGDDRQPVLSVRDLHKSFDGVHAVDGLSFDVAEGEVVSIIGPNGSGKSTTINLLSGLLNPDSGTISFGEVRLERRDPVAAAEAGIARTFQNGRVFGALSVADNVQLGLHKQLRYARPLRGLSGLPVLRWASLLGETALALVPGPRTRAEARQIPTQVDEQLTRFGERLLPRRHDRAYTLSYANRRRTEIARALVSHPRLLLLDEPTAGMNQSETAEVLDQLRELKAAGQTIVLVEHKVDLVLAISDRVLVMDNGRLIAAGEPLRVRNDPAVIEAYLGRRRVQARERSRAQDDAEPEQPHRPLLELRDVDVYYGAVHALRNVSITVGEGEIVSLLGGNASGKSTTMKTILGLVNPRQGQVRFDDRDLRSVDTPHRVRSGIATVPEARRVFPEMTVQENLLIGAYTRTDRAGIRDDLAAILDHFPRLAERRDQAAGTMSGGEQQMLAFGRALMSKPRLICMDEPTMGLAPLLVEQVLEEIARLRDELGLAVLIVEQQAELALSIADRGYVLANGGIVLQGTAEQLLNDTAIQEAYLGRGSQAKVS, encoded by the coding sequence ATGGCAACCACGACTGCGCTTCACGACTCCGGCTCGGACGGGCCTTCGTCCGCGGGCATCGACGCGGCCCTGCTCGGCGACGACCGGCAGCCCGTCCTGAGCGTCCGCGATCTGCACAAGTCGTTCGACGGCGTGCACGCGGTGGACGGCCTGTCCTTCGATGTCGCCGAGGGCGAGGTGGTCTCGATCATCGGGCCCAACGGGTCGGGTAAGTCGACCACCATCAACCTGCTCTCCGGGCTGCTCAACCCTGATTCGGGGACGATCAGCTTCGGCGAGGTTCGCCTCGAACGCCGCGATCCGGTGGCTGCCGCCGAGGCCGGCATCGCCAGGACGTTCCAGAACGGGCGGGTCTTCGGCGCCCTGAGCGTGGCCGACAACGTACAACTCGGGCTTCACAAGCAGCTCCGGTACGCCCGGCCGCTGCGTGGGCTGTCGGGTCTCCCGGTGCTGAGGTGGGCGTCCCTGCTGGGCGAGACCGCGCTGGCCCTGGTTCCCGGGCCCCGGACGCGGGCCGAGGCGCGGCAGATTCCCACCCAGGTGGACGAACAGCTGACCCGCTTCGGCGAGCGTCTGTTGCCGCGCCGCCACGACCGCGCCTACACCTTGTCCTACGCCAACCGGCGGCGCACCGAGATCGCCCGGGCGCTGGTCTCGCATCCACGGCTCCTCCTCCTGGACGAGCCGACCGCGGGCATGAACCAGTCCGAGACGGCCGAGGTACTCGACCAGTTGCGCGAGCTCAAGGCCGCCGGCCAGACGATCGTCCTGGTCGAGCACAAGGTGGATCTCGTCCTGGCCATCTCGGACCGCGTCCTGGTCATGGACAACGGCCGATTGATCGCGGCGGGCGAGCCCCTCCGGGTGCGCAACGATCCGGCGGTGATCGAGGCCTATCTCGGCCGGCGCCGGGTCCAGGCCAGGGAGCGCTCACGGGCGCAGGACGATGCCGAGCCGGAGCAGCCGCATCGTCCCCTGCTGGAACTGCGCGACGTCGACGTCTACTACGGAGCGGTGCACGCCCTGCGGAACGTCTCGATCACGGTGGGCGAAGGCGAGATCGTCTCGCTGCTGGGTGGCAACGCCTCGGGCAAGTCCACCACGATGAAGACGATCCTGGGCCTGGTCAATCCGCGTCAGGGGCAGGTGCGGTTCGACGACCGCGACCTGCGGTCCGTGGACACGCCGCACCGCGTCCGCAGCGGAATCGCCACGGTACCGGAGGCGCGCCGGGTCTTTCCCGAGATGACGGTGCAGGAGAACCTGCTCATCGGTGCCTACACCCGTACCGACCGGGCGGGCATTCGTGACGACCTGGCCGCAATTCTCGACCACTTCCCGCGGCTGGCCGAGCGCCGTGACCAGGCCGCCGGGACGATGTCGGGCGGCGAACAGCAGATGCTCGCCTTCGGGCGCGCGCTGATGAGCAAACCGCGGCTGATCTGCATGGACGAGCCCACCATGGGCCTGGCGCCGTTGCTGGTCGAGCAGGTGCTGGAGGAGATCGCACGGCTGCGCGACGAACTGGGTCTCGCGGTGCTGATCGTCGAGCAGCAGGCCGAATTGGCGCTGTCGATCGCCGACCGCGGCTACGTGCTGGCCAACGGCGGCATCGTGCTGCAGGGGACGGCCGAACAACTGCTCAACGACACCGCCATCCAGGAGGCATACCTGGGACGCGGCTCACAGGCCAAGGTCTCCTGA
- a CDS encoding 6-phosphogluconolactonase codes for MPTMFEVNGLPVTVGDTPEETGRLAGLRVVDILRGVFAEKGSAEVIWASAPSQDGMLAELRSADLLWSGLESFHMDEYIGLPGSDPRSFSGWLARRLPAEAVANFHRINGLAPVDEELARYGALLSGAHIDLTCMGIGMNGHMAFNEPDRTDFQDPRPIREIRLELASRQQQVDEDCFARLDEVPTSAFTVTVPMLSSAKHLVVTVLGEAKAHAVAQALTGPVGPGCPASSIRLHPSVSVFLDEEAAAELG; via the coding sequence ATGCCCACCATGTTCGAGGTCAACGGATTGCCTGTCACTGTCGGTGACACCCCGGAGGAGACCGGCCGACTCGCGGGCCTCAGGGTGGTCGACATCCTGCGCGGGGTGTTCGCGGAGAAGGGAAGCGCCGAGGTCATCTGGGCCAGCGCGCCGTCGCAGGACGGCATGCTCGCCGAACTCCGTTCCGCGGACCTTCTCTGGTCAGGGCTGGAGTCGTTCCACATGGACGAGTACATCGGCCTGCCGGGCAGCGACCCGCGGTCGTTCAGCGGGTGGCTGGCGCGGCGACTCCCCGCCGAGGCCGTGGCGAACTTCCATCGCATCAACGGCCTGGCACCGGTCGACGAGGAGTTGGCCCGCTACGGCGCGCTGCTGTCGGGTGCCCACATCGACCTGACGTGCATGGGGATCGGGATGAACGGGCACATGGCCTTCAACGAGCCCGACCGCACCGATTTCCAGGACCCGCGACCCATCCGGGAGATCCGGTTGGAGCTGGCGTCCCGCCAGCAGCAGGTGGACGAGGACTGCTTCGCCCGTCTGGACGAGGTTCCCACGTCAGCGTTCACGGTCACCGTGCCCATGCTGTCGAGCGCGAAGCACCTTGTCGTCACGGTCCTGGGCGAGGCCAAGGCACACGCTGTCGCCCAGGCGCTCACCGGTCCGGTGGGGCCCGGCTGCCCCGCCAGCTCCATCCGCCTGCATCCGAGCGTCTCGGTGTTCCTCGACGAGGAGGCGGCCGCCGAACTCGGCTGA
- a CDS encoding DegT/DnrJ/EryC1/StrS family aminotransferase, which yields MSIHEPTSLQERIPRWPRQTGDEQGLLAEILATEAWGSSAGHFVHDFEDAFAAYHDAPHALACANGTIALISALSVLDLPFGSEVIVPSYTFIATAAAPAFLGLVPVFCDTLPGRYTMDPGALAQLVGPRTSAIVPVHLGGAPCEMDEIMAVARGAGVPVIEDAAQAAGIRYKGRAIPVGDMATFSFQSSKNLASGEGGAIVTRDDELASRLFSFVNVGRVPGGAWYDHRTFGMNLRLSEFQGAILREQLKAHPELQKVRRDNAERLAAALAGVDGIEVPPVMFDDGSTHGQHLFLMRFPTLTADRRDELAGLLHAAGLTGASTGYVPLHRNPALLGQVAKVCEALGRSVPEAHCPNTDRLVDETIWLPQTVLLADPEVVDAVADIVVTAFREVSGGASS from the coding sequence GTGTCGATTCACGAGCCGACGTCCCTGCAGGAGCGGATTCCCCGCTGGCCGCGACAGACCGGTGACGAGCAGGGACTCCTGGCCGAGATCCTCGCGACCGAGGCCTGGGGGTCGTCGGCCGGCCATTTCGTCCACGATTTCGAGGACGCGTTCGCGGCCTACCACGACGCGCCGCACGCCCTGGCGTGCGCCAACGGCACCATCGCTTTGATCAGTGCCCTGTCGGTGCTCGACCTGCCGTTCGGCAGCGAGGTCATCGTCCCCAGCTACACCTTCATCGCCACAGCCGCGGCCCCGGCCTTCCTCGGCCTGGTGCCGGTGTTCTGTGACACGCTGCCGGGACGGTACACGATGGATCCCGGCGCCCTGGCGCAGCTCGTCGGGCCCCGGACCTCGGCCATCGTCCCGGTCCATCTGGGCGGCGCTCCGTGCGAGATGGACGAGATCATGGCAGTCGCGCGGGGGGCCGGCGTCCCGGTGATCGAGGACGCGGCTCAGGCGGCCGGCATTCGGTACAAGGGCCGCGCCATCCCGGTCGGCGACATGGCGACGTTCAGCTTCCAGAGCTCGAAGAACCTCGCCTCGGGCGAGGGCGGGGCCATCGTCACCCGGGACGACGAGCTCGCCTCCCGGCTGTTCTCGTTCGTCAACGTCGGCCGGGTGCCGGGTGGGGCGTGGTACGACCACCGGACGTTCGGCATGAACCTGCGTCTGAGCGAGTTCCAGGGCGCGATCCTGCGTGAACAACTGAAGGCCCATCCCGAACTCCAGAAGGTGCGTCGCGACAACGCCGAACGACTGGCGGCGGCGCTGGCGGGCGTGGACGGCATCGAGGTGCCCCCGGTGATGTTCGACGACGGTTCGACGCATGGCCAGCACCTGTTCCTCATGAGGTTCCCCACGCTCACCGCGGACCGGCGGGACGAACTGGCGGGCCTGCTGCACGCCGCGGGCCTGACGGGGGCGAGCACCGGCTACGTGCCCCTGCACCGCAACCCGGCGCTGCTCGGGCAGGTCGCCAAGGTCTGCGAGGCGCTGGGACGCTCGGTTCCCGAGGCTCATTGCCCCAACACCGATCGGCTGGTGGACGAGACGATCTGGCTGCCGCAGACGGTGCTGCTGGCCGACCCGGAGGTGGTCGACGCGGTCGCCGACATCGTGGTGACCGCGTTCCGCGAGGTCTCCGGAGGAGCGAGTTCGTGA
- a CDS encoding ABC transporter permease, with protein sequence MVDTLIAGLIHGNAYALVAVGMSLIFGVTNVANFAHGSVFAIGTMLGWWFAATLGWGIVPTLLATLVITSLLGLLINVTVVGPLSKSPPIAALLATIAVGMILDNGSQLVFGPQTRAFPEILPTHNLQLGGVRFGTSDVVMLVITLLSMVGLALFLKLGKSGQAIRATAQDPDAARQMGVPVKRIQNLSFVIASALAGVAGIFVGLFNSNINPASGSTAGLAAFVAATIGGLGSMPGAVIGGLVLGLAEAVGVYWWGDGVRDLITFGVLILVLVVRPSGLLGKRRTIGAEPLTGTFLGGGRPVRLPWWALVALVAAAIAVPFVLGDEVAGVGTQVILFAIAAVGLTLISGSAGQIILGQAGPIAVGAYASALLVITFQLPFLLGLLFGGVVAAIVASLLTFPVWKLSGHYVAIATIGVGAVTVAIIRIAEPITRGSYGLTGIPFPTILGHTLFSQDALYLLDLAVLLVTLLIVTRIRASHLGKAMASIGSDAVAAESLGIRPSAYKAVAYALASFFAGLAGALMAHQYTYIDPTMFPQSMSTLVLTIVVLGGLNSPLGAVIGAIVLVGAPELLRIVPEWRIIGYGLLLILIIRFRPQGVFVRK encoded by the coding sequence ATGGTCGACACCCTGATCGCCGGACTTATCCATGGCAATGCCTACGCGCTGGTCGCCGTGGGCATGTCGCTCATCTTCGGCGTCACGAACGTCGCGAACTTCGCCCACGGCTCGGTCTTCGCCATCGGCACCATGCTCGGATGGTGGTTCGCCGCAACGCTCGGCTGGGGGATCGTCCCCACTCTGCTCGCGACGCTGGTGATCACCAGCCTTCTGGGCCTGCTGATCAACGTCACGGTGGTGGGGCCCCTGTCGAAGTCGCCACCGATAGCCGCCCTGCTCGCGACGATCGCGGTCGGCATGATCCTCGACAACGGCTCCCAGCTGGTCTTCGGTCCCCAGACACGCGCTTTCCCGGAGATCCTCCCGACCCACAACCTGCAGCTCGGAGGGGTGCGGTTCGGCACCTCGGACGTCGTCATGCTGGTGATCACGCTGCTGTCGATGGTCGGCCTGGCTCTGTTCCTCAAGCTCGGGAAGTCGGGGCAGGCCATCCGGGCCACCGCGCAGGATCCCGATGCGGCGCGCCAGATGGGCGTCCCCGTGAAGCGGATCCAGAATCTCTCGTTCGTCATCGCGTCGGCCCTGGCAGGCGTCGCGGGCATCTTCGTGGGGCTCTTCAACTCCAACATCAACCCCGCGAGCGGATCGACCGCGGGCCTGGCCGCCTTCGTCGCGGCGACGATCGGCGGGCTGGGCTCGATGCCGGGGGCGGTGATCGGCGGCCTCGTGCTGGGGCTGGCCGAAGCCGTGGGCGTCTACTGGTGGGGGGACGGCGTGCGCGACCTCATCACGTTCGGGGTGCTCATCCTGGTGCTCGTGGTCCGCCCCAGCGGGCTGCTCGGCAAGCGCCGGACGATCGGTGCCGAGCCGTTGACGGGCACCTTCCTCGGAGGCGGTCGCCCGGTTCGCCTGCCCTGGTGGGCGCTCGTCGCGCTCGTGGCCGCCGCGATCGCGGTGCCCTTCGTCCTCGGTGACGAGGTGGCGGGCGTGGGCACCCAGGTCATCCTCTTCGCGATCGCCGCGGTCGGGCTCACCCTCATCTCGGGGTCGGCGGGCCAGATCATCCTCGGCCAGGCGGGCCCGATCGCGGTGGGGGCCTATGCGTCGGCGCTGCTCGTCATCACCTTCCAGCTGCCGTTCCTGCTGGGCCTGCTGTTCGGCGGGGTGGTCGCCGCGATCGTGGCCAGCCTGCTCACCTTCCCGGTGTGGAAACTGAGCGGGCACTACGTCGCGATCGCGACCATCGGGGTGGGGGCGGTCACGGTCGCGATCATCCGGATCGCAGAACCGATCACGCGCGGCTCCTACGGTCTGACCGGGATCCCGTTCCCGACCATCCTGGGCCACACCCTGTTCTCCCAGGACGCCCTCTACCTGCTCGATCTGGCTGTGCTCCTCGTGACGCTCCTGATCGTCACGCGCATCCGGGCTTCCCATCTGGGCAAGGCGATGGCCTCGATCGGGTCCGACGCGGTCGCCGCCGAGTCCCTCGGCATCCGCCCGTCGGCGTACAAGGCGGTGGCCTACGCGCTCGCGTCCTTCTTCGCGGGGCTGGCCGGCGCCCTCATGGCGCATCAGTACACCTACATCGACCCGACGATGTTCCCGCAGTCGATGTCCACACTCGTGCTGACCATCGTCGTGCTCGGCGGCCTCAACTCCCCGCTGGGGGCGGTGATCGGTGCCATCGTGCTCGTCGGTGCACCCGAACTGCTCAGAATCGTCCCCGAGTGGCGCATCATCGGGTACGGACTGCTGCTGATCCTGATCATCCGATTCCGCCCGCAGGGCGTCTTCGTGAGGAAATGA
- a CDS encoding LacI family DNA-binding transcriptional regulator → MSPTEDAASSMVTLADIAARAGVSMSTVSRALNRPGMLPAATEKHIRRIAAELGYRPNRAARALSTGQSDLVLVVVPDIANPFFPRLLRAAQRTLIDAGLYGVLVDTSDSPETETRLIREVARNTHGIINMSSRLVADDLIALSKEQPLALINREVPGVPGILLDAEAGIQAGLERLVDLGHRRFAYVRGPAVSWSNRRREEAVRGYLARDTTLGLVTVDPGDSTFDGGVLAAESVAVSGVTAVQVFDDVMAQGVIHGLLTLGLRIPEDISVLGCDGTLAPSIRGTLATVALDYEEAGALAARTLIQLRRGVEVPQPHIRVPGSFLPGTTIVQAPSPQEVTGVDSRADVPAGADSPLAATDR, encoded by the coding sequence ATGAGTCCCACCGAAGACGCCGCGAGCAGCATGGTCACGCTGGCCGACATCGCCGCGAGGGCCGGCGTGTCCATGTCGACCGTGTCGCGCGCCCTGAACCGTCCGGGCATGCTGCCCGCCGCGACGGAGAAGCACATCCGGCGCATCGCCGCGGAACTGGGCTATCGTCCCAACCGCGCCGCGCGGGCGCTGTCCACCGGGCAGAGCGACCTCGTGCTGGTCGTCGTGCCCGACATCGCGAACCCCTTCTTCCCCCGGCTGTTGCGCGCGGCACAGCGCACGCTCATCGACGCGGGTCTGTACGGCGTCCTGGTCGACACCAGCGACTCACCGGAGACGGAGACACGACTCATCCGCGAGGTCGCCAGGAACACCCACGGCATCATCAACATGTCGTCCCGACTGGTCGCCGACGACCTCATCGCCTTGTCCAAGGAGCAGCCGCTGGCGCTCATCAACCGCGAGGTGCCCGGCGTGCCCGGGATCCTGCTGGACGCGGAGGCCGGCATCCAGGCGGGGCTGGAGCGCCTGGTCGACCTGGGGCATCGCCGTTTCGCGTACGTTCGCGGTCCCGCGGTGTCGTGGTCCAACCGGCGCCGCGAGGAGGCCGTGCGCGGCTATCTCGCTCGCGACACGACGCTCGGGCTGGTCACCGTCGATCCCGGCGACTCGACCTTCGACGGCGGCGTCCTGGCGGCGGAATCGGTGGCCGTCAGCGGCGTCACGGCCGTCCAGGTGTTCGACGACGTCATGGCACAGGGCGTGATCCACGGCCTGCTCACCCTGGGGCTGCGCATCCCCGAGGACATCAGCGTCCTCGGCTGCGACGGCACCCTGGCCCCCAGCATTCGCGGAACCCTCGCCACGGTCGCGCTCGACTACGAGGAGGCCGGCGCGCTCGCCGCCCGGACGCTCATCCAGCTGCGCCGCGGCGTCGAGGTCCCGCAGCCCCACATCAGGGTTCCGGGCAGCTTCCTGCCGGGAACCACCATTGTGCAAGCACCCTCACCACAGGAGGTAACAGGTGTCGATTCACGAGCCGACGTCCCTGCAGGAGCGGATTCCCCGCTGGCCGCGACAGACCGGTGA
- a CDS encoding uroporphyrinogen decarboxylase family protein: MPDRTQLFADVLAGSSDRPFATSAWQHFVGEEYDPERFATATVDFVRSWDWDWVKINPRAVYYSEAWGSVFDPDDYSGVIPRLVSPAISGVADLARIRPLDATSAPALAEHIASSRLIREQLPDRPLLQTVFSPLSVLLQLAGLPLYPGDVVYGSSAAFTHDDLIRQDPDGVHAALQAIAQTLAGYVSELIKPVASGGAGLDGIFYAVTGTASSGHFDAESFATFSRPYDLIVLDAAKDANVVFHTCREDSHPEWFTDYPIDALHWDQFLPGNPSLDEDFGVTPVGGVSYDLFAVGGDRAEVANQLERTLTSRPRRPFLLAPSCTVPTPADPDSLRALRDAR; encoded by the coding sequence GTGCCCGACCGCACCCAGCTGTTCGCCGACGTCCTCGCCGGCTCGTCCGATCGTCCGTTCGCCACCAGCGCGTGGCAGCACTTCGTCGGGGAGGAGTACGACCCGGAGCGCTTCGCGACCGCAACGGTCGACTTCGTCCGCTCGTGGGACTGGGACTGGGTGAAGATCAACCCGCGAGCGGTGTACTACTCCGAGGCGTGGGGATCGGTCTTCGACCCCGACGACTACTCGGGAGTCATCCCCCGGCTCGTCTCACCGGCGATCTCGGGTGTGGCGGACCTCGCCCGCATCCGGCCGCTGGACGCCACCTCGGCGCCCGCCCTCGCGGAACACATCGCCTCGTCGAGGCTGATCCGCGAGCAGCTTCCCGATCGCCCGCTGCTGCAGACGGTGTTCTCGCCCCTGTCGGTGCTGCTGCAACTGGCGGGTCTGCCGCTCTACCCGGGAGACGTCGTCTACGGATCGTCGGCGGCCTTCACCCACGACGACCTGATCCGGCAGGATCCTGACGGCGTCCACGCGGCGCTCCAGGCCATCGCGCAGACCCTCGCCGGCTACGTGAGCGAGCTGATCAAGCCGGTGGCCTCGGGCGGGGCCGGGCTCGACGGCATCTTCTACGCCGTCACCGGCACGGCGAGCAGCGGCCATTTCGATGCCGAGTCGTTCGCGACCTTCTCACGTCCGTACGACCTGATCGTCCTGGACGCCGCCAAGGACGCGAACGTGGTGTTCCACACCTGCCGGGAGGACTCCCACCCGGAGTGGTTCACCGACTACCCCATTGACGCCCTCCACTGGGACCAGTTCCTTCCCGGGAACCCGTCCCTGGACGAAGACTTCGGTGTCACTCCCGTCGGCGGGGTCAGCTATGACCTGTTCGCCGTCGGGGGCGACCGCGCCGAGGTGGCGAACCAGCTGGAGCGGACGCTCACCTCGCGTCCGCGTCGCCCCTTCCTGCTTGCTCCCAGCTGCACCGTCCCGACACCCGCCGATCCGGATTCGCTCCGGGCACTGCGGGACGCACGCTGA
- a CDS encoding Gfo/Idh/MocA family protein, whose amino-acid sequence MTTRVGILGLGSIGETHARVVTALSPRLELVAYSCGDDRAAELAGRVPGRRESPEELLADPDVDLVVITTPSNQHGEQALAALAHGKGIVVEKPLATTAARAEEVVAAWRASGLFGAVIAQRRFEPQHVAIKRLLDAGELGRPLVGEISVLWWRTPDYYRAASWRREPPGGGVLMNQALHSVDLLTWFLGEATEVAAIDGNLVHDMGAEDTSIAAVRFASGALGSIIASTATRPGMPARLGVHTDRGSFELDHAAITRWDFPGVGRPDAGTPTVSGAGDPSAIGDAGHRQQWLDIADALETGSEPGLTLADGLPAVRLIDAIYRSDATGRRQSVGDYA is encoded by the coding sequence GTGACGACACGGGTCGGGATCCTAGGTCTGGGATCCATCGGCGAGACACACGCCAGGGTTGTCACGGCGCTGTCACCGCGCCTGGAGCTCGTGGCGTACAGCTGCGGCGACGACCGGGCCGCCGAGCTGGCGGGACGAGTCCCCGGCCGCCGCGAGAGCCCCGAGGAGCTGCTGGCCGATCCCGATGTGGATCTGGTGGTCATCACGACCCCCAGCAACCAGCACGGGGAGCAGGCGCTGGCGGCGCTCGCGCATGGCAAGGGCATCGTCGTGGAGAAGCCACTGGCGACCACCGCCGCCCGCGCCGAGGAGGTGGTCGCCGCTTGGCGGGCGTCCGGGCTGTTCGGCGCGGTGATCGCTCAGCGCCGCTTCGAACCCCAGCATGTGGCGATCAAGCGTCTGCTGGACGCCGGCGAGCTGGGCCGGCCGCTGGTCGGTGAGATCAGTGTGCTGTGGTGGCGCACACCGGACTACTACCGGGCAGCGTCCTGGCGTCGCGAACCACCGGGCGGGGGAGTGCTGATGAACCAGGCCCTGCACAGCGTCGACCTGCTCACCTGGTTCCTGGGCGAGGCGACCGAGGTGGCCGCCATCGACGGGAACCTCGTCCACGACATGGGCGCCGAGGACACCTCGATCGCCGCGGTGCGATTCGCCTCCGGCGCGCTCGGCTCGATCATCGCCAGCACCGCCACCCGTCCGGGCATGCCCGCGCGGCTGGGCGTCCACACCGACCGCGGCTCGTTCGAGCTCGACCATGCCGCGATCACCCGGTGGGACTTCCCCGGGGTCGGCAGGCCCGATGCGGGCACCCCCACCGTCTCGGGGGCAGGAGATCCCTCGGCCATCGGGGACGCGGGGCACCGTCAGCAGTGGCTCGACATCGCCGACGCCCTCGAGACCGGCTCCGAGCCGGGCCTCACACTCGCCGACGGTCTGCCCGCCGTCCGGCTCATCGACGCGATCTACAGGTCGGACGCGACGGGCCGCCGCCAATCGGTCGGGGACTACGCATGA
- a CDS encoding ABC transporter substrate-binding protein, which produces MALFSKRHRLAPVALLAGLSLALSACAGSSSGSDASGSADETVNIGVIYPKTGQYAEYGRLFEQGFELAVKKVNADGGVQGKQLGLEYFDTQSDPKQSAAVAPKLVADSSIIAVVGDYSSGSSTAASPTFQQAGLVHYGFNNSSPTFPETGDHVWSPAIAQDVYQVYNANVVATKAKKIAVVYIENDWGKQAYGYFKDQAAKNGTEIVYESSYLADSTDLSPILIPARDANPDAIVQIGYGPDGALVVNTLRDKLGYTGPFFGGQNTPEFLELAGDNAEGDIITGIFTVNSTDPLVQEFVTDFRAEYNEEPGDFNLTAYQAIIDLAYAANTTSATREGIQEALQTVTDFPSYQGTGTFKFDQETRRVENPEPLLLIVKDGKFEVYEG; this is translated from the coding sequence ATGGCACTTTTTTCGAAACGACATCGTCTGGCGCCCGTCGCCCTGCTCGCCGGCCTCAGCCTGGCCCTGTCGGCCTGCGCCGGCTCGTCGTCGGGATCGGACGCCTCCGGATCGGCCGACGAGACCGTCAACATCGGGGTGATCTACCCCAAGACGGGTCAGTACGCCGAGTACGGACGGCTGTTCGAGCAGGGCTTCGAACTCGCGGTGAAGAAGGTGAACGCGGACGGCGGCGTCCAGGGCAAGCAACTGGGCCTCGAGTACTTCGACACGCAGTCCGACCCGAAGCAGTCCGCGGCCGTCGCACCCAAGCTGGTGGCCGACTCGTCGATCATCGCGGTGGTGGGCGACTACTCGTCCGGATCCTCGACGGCAGCCTCGCCCACCTTCCAGCAGGCGGGCCTGGTGCACTACGGCTTCAACAACTCCTCGCCGACCTTCCCCGAGACGGGCGACCACGTGTGGAGCCCGGCCATCGCCCAGGACGTCTATCAGGTGTACAACGCGAACGTCGTCGCCACCAAGGCGAAGAAGATCGCGGTGGTCTACATCGAGAACGACTGGGGCAAGCAGGCCTACGGCTACTTCAAGGACCAGGCGGCCAAGAACGGCACCGAGATCGTCTACGAGTCGTCCTACCTCGCCGACTCCACCGACCTGTCGCCGATCCTCATCCCGGCGCGGGACGCGAACCCCGATGCGATCGTCCAGATCGGCTACGGCCCCGACGGTGCACTGGTGGTCAACACGCTGCGTGACAAGCTCGGTTACACCGGCCCGTTCTTCGGCGGCCAGAACACCCCGGAGTTCCTGGAACTCGCGGGCGACAACGCCGAGGGCGACATCATCACCGGCATCTTCACGGTCAACAGCACCGATCCGCTCGTCCAGGAGTTCGTCACGGACTTCCGCGCCGAGTACAACGAGGAGCCGGGAGACTTCAACCTGACCGCCTACCAGGCGATCATCGACCTGGCGTACGCCGCCAACACGACCAGCGCCACTCGTGAGGGCATCCAGGAAGCCTTGCAGACCGTGACCGACTTCCCCTCCTACCAGGGAACCGGCACCTTCAAGTTCGACCAGGAGACCCGGCGCGTGGAGAACCCGGAACCGCTGCTCCTGATCGTGAAGGACGGCAAGTTCGAGGTCTACGAGGGCTGA